In Brachionichthys hirsutus isolate HB-005 chromosome 20, CSIRO-AGI_Bhir_v1, whole genome shotgun sequence, the genomic stretch TCCTGAAGCTCAGCTTCACGTTTCTGTGTCCATGTCCTCAGACGATTGGCTGATTCACACGCTGTTTTTGGAACatcatgaaaagtcaaagtgaatcagagtcggtgtttatttttaactgattcttgaatccataaatggttctAATGTtagaatgtaatatttgttcctgacctcattctggatcagaaccaaagacgtgtttcatgctggttcagatcggaccgttttaaaagcctccattataagtaaataggcTGGAGCATGATACCGGCTGCAGCCACTGGTGGCGCTGTGGTCGCAAGTGGCGACGGGCGGCACCGGAACGGGTCGATATGAACCGGGTCCGGTTCACGGTGGTTGAGATCGGTCGTAGTTCGCTTCGTGTTTTAACAGATATTTTAACGGTGCGGAACCTTTGGTTTTTATACGGTTTCAGATAAACGATTTTTCGCCGGAGATGGGAGTCCCGGCATTTTTCCGTTGGCTGAGCCGGAAGTATCCGTCAATCGTCGTTCATTGTGTTGAGGAGAAGGTAAGTGGATAGCATGCTAGCTAACGGCTACCGCGGTGGTGCTAATGCGCGATATTTACCGACTGACGGCGCCGGTTTACCGGCAGCGTGCGTTCAGACTGGCCTTCGTAGCGTTATTTCAGAGTTTCTCGGGTTTCAGAGGATTTTTCGTGTTTGTAAACAGAGCAGTTCGATTATTGGCCCTGAACGGCAGACAGTCACGTGTCGCCTGGCGGGGCGGGGACCAGCGGACATTATGTCTGGCGGGACGGGGACCAGGGGACATTTTGACTGGCGGGACGGGGACCAGTTGACATTATAACTGGTGGGACGGGGACCAGCGGACATTATGTCTGGCGGGACGGGGACCAGGGGACATTTTGACTGGCGGGACGGGGACCAGGGGAAATTTTGACTGGCGGGACGGGGACCAGGGGACATTTTGACTGGCGGGACGGGGACCAGGGGACATTTTGACTGGCGGGACGGGGACCAGGGGACATTATAACTGGTGGGACGGGGACCAGGGGACATTTTGACTGGCAGGACGGGGACCAGGGGACATTTTGACTGGCGGGACGGGGACCAGGGGACATTTTGACTGGCGGGACGGGGACCAGGGGACATTATAACTGGTGGGACGGGGACCAGGGGACATTTTGACTGGCAGGACGGGGACCAGGGGACATTTTGACTGGCGGGATGGGATCCAGGGGACATTATGACTGGCGGGACGGGGGCTAGGGGACATTATAACTGGTGGGACGGGGACCAGGGGACATTTTGATCTTGAACCTGTTGGCAAATTTATAGAACTGCAGGATTTACTGACACGCCCTTTCCCAGAGCGGGGTGCAGCatctgttaccatggtgatcaGTGCAGGTGGGCGGGTTTAACCAAACATCCATCCGTTCGTCCTACCCCTGATCCCCGTCGGTTTACGGTGGGGGGGGTCGTTCGTGTCCTGAACTACCGTGCGAGTGCGAGACGTCACCTTCACCTCcgtctcttcctgtcctctcctctgagcagcactgctgccacctacaggGGACGGCTCATCACTACAGTACTGTAGCGGTGTGATATTGATGGGACCGTCCCCCCGGCCTTCGATGGACGTCCATATGTCCACCGTGTGATGCTCCGTCCTCGGGATGGCTCAGTGGGCGTCGGTCTAATTTCTGTCTGGTGTCCACAGGGGAAAGAATGCAACGGCGTCCGCATCCCGGTGGACACCACCAAACCCAACCCCAACGAGGTGGAGTTGGACAACCTGTACCTGGACATGAACGGCATCATTCACCCGTGTACACATCCAGAANNNNNNNNNNNNNNNNNNNNNNNNNNNNNNNNNNNNNNNNNNNNNNNNNNNNNNNNNNNNNNNNNNNNNNNNNNNNNNNNNNNNNNNNNNNNNNNNNNNNTGTTCGTTGGGAAGATTCCTCGGGACTTGTTTGAGGATGAGTTGGTTCCCCTTTTTGAGAAGGCGGGGCCCATCTGGGACCTGCGGCTGATGATGGACCCGCTgagcggcctcaaccggggctaCGCCTTCGTGACCTTCTGTGCTAAGGACGCCGCCCAGGAGGCGGTGAAGCTGGTGAGACTCGGGGCGCCTGTTGAACCGGAATGAGAGCGGCTGCGTTCTGCGTGTGAACCGGCGCCTCCCTCTGCAGGGCAACAACCACGAGATCCGCCCCGGGAAGCACGTCGGCGTCTGCATCTCCGTGGCCAACAACCGGCTGTTCGTGGGCTCCATCCCCAAGAGCAAGACCAAGGAGCAGATCGTGGAGGAGTTCCTCAAGGTCACAGGTAACACGCCGCCTCGGCTCTCACGGCCGTCCTCCAGCGCCGCCTTGTTCCTCGTGcagttcctctcctctcccaccaGAGGGCCTCAGTGATGTCATCCTTTACCATCAGCCTGACGACCGGAGGAAGAACCGCGGCTTCTGCTTCCTGGAGTACGAAGACCACAAAGCGGCCGCTCAGGCCCGGCGCCGGCTGATGAGCGGCAAGGTCCGGCTCTGGGGCAACTTGGTGACGGTGGAGTGGGCGGATCCCATCGAAGACCCTGACCCTGAGGTCATGGCCAAGGTGGGTGTCCGAGTCCAACGTCCCCCCCCATCGATGAGCGCTGGGCGTGGAGGAGGGACCGAGTCTTACCGCTGTCCCAACAGGTGAAGGTTCTATTTGTGAGGAACCTCGCCAACAGCGTCACGGAGGAGATCCTGGAGACGGCGTTCAGCCGCTTCGGGACGCTGGAGCGAGTGAAGAAGCTCAAAGACTACGCCTTCGTTCACTTTGAGGAGCGGGACGGCGCGGTGAAGGTGCGTCTGGTCCCCTTCGGGTCTCCGTCGGGTCCCCGTCTGGTCCCCTTCGGGTCCCCTTCGGGTCCCCGTCGGGTCTCCGTCGGGTCTCCGTCGGGTCCCCGTCTGGTCCCCTTCGGGTCCCCGTCGGGTCCCCGTCTGGTCCCCGTCGGGTCCCCGTCGGGTCCCCGTCTGGTCCCCGTCGGGTCCCCTTCGGGTCCTCCTGCCTGAGCGCTGGCTTCCTGCTCCTCAGGCGCTGCAGGAGATGAACGGCGAGGCGCTGGAGGGCGAGCCCATCGAGATCGTCTTCGCTAAACCGCCGGACCAGAAACGGAAGGAGAGGAAAGCTCAGAGACAAGCAGCCAAAACGCAAATGTAAGCGCtgcgtcagccaatcagggccgGCCTCCGCCGCGTCCTCACGTGTCTCGTGTCCACAGGTATGACGACGGCTACTATTACTCCACCCCTCCCTACATGGCTGCTCCTGCCCGGGGCCGGGGCAGGGGGGGTAGCCGGAGCTACATGTACCCCCCCGACTACAGCGGCTACGAGGACTACTACGACTACGACTACTACGGCTACGACTACCACGGCTACCGCGGGGGCTACGACGACGCCTACTACGGCTACGACGACTTCCAGGCTCCCGTGCGAGGGCGGGGCGGCGGCAGGGCCGCACGGGGCGGAACCTCTCCGGTCAGGGGGCCGAGGGGC encodes the following:
- the LOC137909680 gene encoding heterogeneous nuclear ribonucleoprotein Q-like, with the protein product MGVPAFFRWLSRKYPSIVVHCVEEKGKECNGVRIPVDTTKPNPNEVELDNLYLDMNGIIHPLFVGKIPRDLFEDELVPLFEKAGPIWDLRLMMDPLSGLNRGYAFVTFCAKDAAQEAVKLGNNHEIRPGKHVGVCISVANNRLFVGSIPKSKTKEQIVEEFLKVTEGLSDVILYHQPDDRRKNRGFCFLEYEDHKAAAQARRRLMSGKVRLWGNLVTVEWADPIEDPDPEVMAKVKVLFVRNLANSVTEEILETAFSRFGTLERVKKLKDYAFVHFEERDGAVKALQEMNGEALEGEPIEIVFAKPPDQKRKERKAQRQAAKTQMYDDGYYYSTPPYMAAPARGRGRGGSRSYMYPPDYSGYEDYYDYDYYGYDYHGYRGGYDDAYYGYDDFQAPVRGRGGGRAARGGTSPVRGPRGRAGFPQRGGPGPGPGRGARGRGGVRGARGGNVGGKRKADGYNQPESKRRQTQTWGSQPIAQQPLQGGDRSGTASGYKAHPQEFYQGWE